A window from Roseofilum capinflatum BLCC-M114 encodes these proteins:
- the petL gene encoding cytochrome b6-f complex subunit PetL, with translation MSIGGAITYFVFLGGMIGVALTLWFGLRAIKLI, from the coding sequence ATGAGCATTGGTGGAGCCATTACCTACTTCGTCTTCCTCGGAGGTATGATCGGTGTAGCCCTTACCCTGTGGTTTGGACTACGGGCGATTAAGTTAATCTAA